A segment of the Equus przewalskii isolate Varuska unplaced genomic scaffold, EquPr2 contig_R2145, whole genome shotgun sequence genome:
GCAGCAGGCGCACAGCGGTCTGGATCTCTCCGTACGAGATGGTGGAGCGCTTGGTGGAGCGGACCAGGCACGTGGCCTCGTCGGCGATGCGCTCGAAGATGTCCTTCGCGAACGAATCCAGGACGCTCACGGCCTCCTGAGACAGGCTCAGGCCCTCGTGAACCTGCCTCAGAACCCTGGGGAAATAGGTGGCGAAACTGTCGAggcagcggcagcggcggcggcggcggcggcggcggcggcgccttGGCTGCTTCTGCTTCAGACTCTTCGGGTCGGCTTCCGTGGGTTCCGTGGTGCCGAGGCTTTCCTCAGAGGAAGGCTC
Coding sequences within it:
- the LOC139081417 gene encoding histone H2B type W-T-like, producing MAEPGSEPSSEESLGTTEPTEADPKSLKQKQPRRRRRRRRRRRCRCLDSFATYFPRVLRQVHEGLSLSQEAVSVLDSFAKDIFERIADEATCLVRSTKRSTISYGEIQTAVRLLLPGDLGKHAVAEGTKALIRYISRR